In the Commensalibacter nepenthis genome, TCAGCAATACATTCAAAAAAACTGCCTTCTTTGTGTGTTTGAAACAAGTTGCCTAAGTATTTTTTTACTGTTTCAATATCATCTTTTCCTACTTTTAATAAAAGATGATGTTCGTATCTTTTTGCATAGTCGTTCATGCGGGCAGGTAGATGTTGAGGAAATAAAGTGCTTGCGAATTGCATTAGTTTATCGCTGAAATGCAAAGGTAGAAAACTGAATTTTTTCGTCAAATAATCAAAGCGACTTTTAATCTTAAAGAATAGTGGGATATAATCTGTTCCAAAGTAATTAATGAACAAGAAAGTGTCTTTTCCATAAATAGCAGCAATATCATAGGCTTTTTTATGGATATACTCCCCTGAAACAGGAATAATATGTTGAGAAAGAAGGTCGTATCGTATTTGTGTTAAATCATCGGGATTGTTTGTGCCAATATAGAATACTTGCGTTTCTTTTTCTTGCGGAAAAGTATCTAACCTTACTGCAAATACAGCAAGTTTACCTGCACAGCCTGAGGCTTCATGTAAGTGAGAGGGATCAGCATTGTAACGCGCAGGTGTAGGGGAATCAACTTGGCAAACCTGCTCTTTATAGTGATGATCTGAACAATGTTTCTCTGTCTTTTTTACGTTATGGCTATCAAATTGATTATTGTCTAAATTGGTTAAGATTTCTTCGGGTGTATTTCCCAACTCAATCTCTAAATGATTGATCAGTTCTAAATGCCCATCATGCGTATATTGGGCGTAAAGTGCCATTTCTGTATAGGCTGGACCTCGTTGTACTAGGGCACCCCCTGAATTATTACAAATTCCCCCAAGCACAGAAGCTCCAATACAAGATGAACCAATGACAGAGTGTGGCTCACGATGATAAGGTTTCAGCTTCTTTTCCAGATCGTTTAATGTTGAACCAGGCAAACAAATGACTTGTTCGGCATTATTCAGAAGAAAAATTTTCTTCATTTTCATTGTGCTGATAATAACAATATCACGGTCATAATTATTGCCATCAGGCGTTGATCCACCTGTTAGGCCCGTATTGGCAGCTTGCATAATAATAATCACATTGGCTTTGACACATGCTTTTAAAATTTGCCATTGTTCAAGTAACGTATTTGGCTGTACAACGGCAATGGCTTTGCCTGATCCATACCGAAAACCATTACAAAATAAACCCATTTTATCAGGATTAATCGTAATATTACGATGACCAACAATTGTAGTTAATGTAGAGAGAATCTGTTGTTGAGTATTTGAAACTATATGTTGTGATTTTTTTTTGAAAAACATGGCGAAATGTGCCTTTTAGTCCATGAACTTAATTTATTATAATCATTAGTTAAATTATAAATTTATAGAAATATCAATAGATAAAAAAAAGAGGGTTTGACAACCCTCTTGTGATGAAATAGCGGTTTGTTTCGTTAAGCGGACTTCATGGCTTCAGTAAGCTCACTTAAAACAGTGTTTGAATCTTTGGATTCTAGCACTGCGACTTCGCTAACAAAACGCTCTTGTGCAGCTTCGAAAAGTTTTCTTTCGCTGAAGCTGCCATCAAGACTGTCAACATTACGGCGAAGGTCACGAAGTACTTCTGCGATTTGCATCAAATCACCAGAGTTAATTTTTTCTTGGTAAATAACAGCACGTCTGGCCCACATGCCTTTATTATTTTGTGGCTTTCCTTTGATTGTTGACATCGCTTTGCTAACGATCTCTCTGGAAGCAATTTTACGTAATCCAGCTTTTTTTGCTTTTGATAATGGAATACGCAGGGTCATTTGATTATCAGGAAATGAAATTTGTATCATTTCCAGTTTAGTACCAGCAATTTCTTCAACACCGATACGATCAACACGTCCAACACCGTGTGCCGCATATACAATGGCATCACCTTCTTGGAAAGGGAAAGTATCTTTATTGTCTACTTCTTGAGCAGCTGTTTTCGCAATAGCAGCGCGTGCCATTTCATCAGTGACACCGCCTTTTGGAGGGGAACGGAATATATTCATACGATGAAGCTATCATAAATTTAATAAATTGTCACCATAATTGTTTTTTGTTCGATTTACAAGTAAGAGAATTTTATATTACCATTGTATACCATTCACAGGCGCAATCGGAGCCCCGGTTGGATCGCCGATTTGTTCAAGTAAATCAATCTCTAAACTACGTGTCATGGTTAACATTGGCACAGCATGTGGGCTTTCGTCAAAGGGATTTTGTAAATCACTACCAATTTTGTATAATGCCATAAACAGGAAACCCACAAGTGCGGAACCTAGTGGTGTGAACCATCCCAAAGTTTGTACCATTGAAAAAGGTAAAATAACACAGGTTATTTCTGTCAAGAAATATGGTAAGGTAGAAAATTGAATGGATAAAGGTGTATTTTTGATTCTTTCCAATGCACCCTGCGCATTTGCGATATCAGACAAAATTCGATCGATCTGAGAATGAATGGCGCCATCAATTTGTTTCTTTTCAACCTCTTGAGTTACCATTAACCCTATTTGGAATAAAACGCCGTTAGGTTGATTTCTTAATCCTTTGATATAATCCTGAATATGAACGGGCAATACACGTTTGACATTGCTATTTAATAAGGCATCCTTGCCACGTAAGTGATATGCTAAAACATAAGCATATCCAGCAATAGCACGGGTAAGATCAGGATGACTTTTTAAAATTGTTGAACATTGTCTGGAAAAAGAACGACAATTATTGGTGATTAATCCCCAATGTGATCTTGCTTCCCACCACCGATTATAAGCTGTATTATTGCGAAAATTCATGAATAATACAAGAACAGATCCAATCAAAGCTGTTGGCAACGCTGATTGGTCAAACCAGTCAATGTGGAAATATTTATAACAAATAACAACCAGCATATCCCAAATAAAAAGGATAGAAAGAGGTTTAACACTATCTTGAAGAATAAATCGAAGACCACGTTTTGCATTAACAATCATTAAATAATGTCTTTATCACAAAAGGTTGTATTAACTAAAAAATAAATTCCCAAAAATATGACAATAAAATATGTCATTTTTAAGTTAATTGATTTTTATGTCGAAATTTAATAAAAGAAACTACATTATTACCTTACTGTCTTCTCTTTCTGTTGCTCTGATTCGTTGACTTTCAGTGCGTAACTGTCCACAAGCTGCCAGAATATCCCTGCCTCTTGGGGTTCGAATAGGGGATGAGTATCCTGCTTGCATAATAATATCAGCGAATTTTTGAACTTGTTCTGTTTTTGATGGTTTGTAATCGCTACCAGGCCAAGGATTAAACGGAATCAAATTTACCTTGGCATGAATGCCTTTTAATAACCGCACCAGTTCCCGAGCTTCCGCTTCGCTGTCATTGATACCACGTAACATAATATATTCAAACGTAATACGCCTTGAGTTACTTGCAGCTGGATAACGGCGACAAGCGGCTAATACATCTTTGATAGGATATTTACGATTCAACGGAACGATTTCATCACGCAAATCATCTCTGACTGCATGTAAAGAAATAGCAAGATTAATAGCTAAATCACTTCCACATTGATCCATCATCGGGACAACGCCAGAAGTAGATAATGTAATTCTGCGTCTGGAAATACCGATACCCTCGTCATCCATGGCAATACGCATGGCTTTGGCGATGTTTTCGTAATTATAT is a window encoding:
- a CDS encoding CarD family transcriptional regulator, whose protein sequence is MNIFRSPPKGGVTDEMARAAIAKTAAQEVDNKDTFPFQEGDAIVYAAHGVGRVDRIGVEEIAGTKLEMIQISFPDNQMTLRIPLSKAKKAGLRKIASREIVSKAMSTIKGKPQNNKGMWARRAVIYQEKINSGDLMQIAEVLRDLRRNVDSLDGSFSERKLFEAAQERFVSEVAVLESKDSNTVLSELTEAMKSA
- a CDS encoding bestrophin family protein, whose amino-acid sequence is MIVNAKRGLRFILQDSVKPLSILFIWDMLVVICYKYFHIDWFDQSALPTALIGSVLVLFMNFRNNTAYNRWWEARSHWGLITNNCRSFSRQCSTILKSHPDLTRAIAGYAYVLAYHLRGKDALLNSNVKRVLPVHIQDYIKGLRNQPNGVLFQIGLMVTQEVEKKQIDGAIHSQIDRILSDIANAQGALERIKNTPLSIQFSTLPYFLTEITCVILPFSMVQTLGWFTPLGSALVGFLFMALYKIGSDLQNPFDESPHAVPMLTMTRSLEIDLLEQIGDPTGAPIAPVNGIQW
- the dld gene encoding D-lactate dehydrogenase, with the translated sequence MFFKKKSQHIVSNTQQQILSTLTTIVGHRNITINPDKMGLFCNGFRYGSGKAIAVVQPNTLLEQWQILKACVKANVIIIMQAANTGLTGGSTPDGNNYDRDIVIISTMKMKKIFLLNNAEQVICLPGSTLNDLEKKLKPYHREPHSVIGSSCIGASVLGGICNNSGGALVQRGPAYTEMALYAQYTHDGHLELINHLEIELGNTPEEILTNLDNNQFDSHNVKKTEKHCSDHHYKEQVCQVDSPTPARYNADPSHLHEASGCAGKLAVFAVRLDTFPQEKETQVFYIGTNNPDDLTQIRYDLLSQHIIPVSGEYIHKKAYDIAAIYGKDTFLFINYFGTDYIPLFFKIKSRFDYLTKKFSFLPLHFSDKLMQFASTLFPQHLPARMNDYAKRYEHHLLLKVGKDDIETVKKYLGNLFQTHKEGSFFECIADEGKKAFLHRFAVAGAAVRYRAIHHKTVENILALDIALRRNDKEWTEILPLGIEKKCMHKLYYGHFFCHVFHQDYVIYKGHDIFALEEEMLEILDQRGAEYPAEHNVGHLYQAKESLKKFYQELDPCNIFNPGIGKTSKLKNWEN